GACAGATTTCCACAACATCGCCAGAGATTTGGAACACAAGAAATCTGGCAGCAACGAGGACGCAGAGGTTTCCCCcaagagaagaaaatgtgaagaaGCTCTTTATCCCAAATTGCGGAAAactgttttattagaaaaaacaaatatttctaatGATGACAATATTACACAAGTGTCTAAAGGCTACGATCAGGCTGCAGGAGACTCCTCGTCATCGCTGGGCAAACTGAAAACTGATAAGATCAAATCAGATCATTTGGGATTTAAGAATAATGTTTTCTCTGAATTGGAAGAACCCAAACGGACTTTAACGCACAACAGAGAAATTGACGCACGACCAGAAACTGCAGAGAGCTCTGGCGTTCACACAAGCATCAGCAGCGCATTTTCTCTGGTCCTGTCCAACACTCATGGCGAGCAGAAGAGCGCTTTCTGTAAACCGAGCAAAATAACCTCTCCGGTTGACCCGCCGGCGCATCTCAGCAGCGCTACAACAGCCCCCTCTAGCCGCCCAGAGGAGATGACTGATGCTTTTACTTCCAGGACTGTTTTGAGATACAACAATCTGATGGCGTCCAACATCATAAGCGGAGACTTACAAACCGTACCTCCCCCCGTTGCATTACACACTGCTTTCCATTACGCACCAGAGCAGTGGTCCAGGAGCATTGGCGCTCAGTTGCAGACCACGACTTCTCTCACGGTCCTTCCGCCGACCTTCACCTCATTCGGCGTGTCAGTGCAGAACTGGTGCGCCAAATGTAACTTGTCCTTCCGCATGACCTCCGACCTCGTTTTCCACATGCGCTCTCATCACAAGAAGGAGTTTGCAGCGGAGTCccaggtgaggaggaggagggaggagaaacTCACCTGCCCAATTTGCCACGAGTACTTCCGGGAGCGGCATCACCTGTCCAGACACATGACTTCTCATAATTGAGACGAGAATCTGCAACAAATTTATTTATCCTCTGTATCATTGTTGTATTTAAGATGCTTGTGGTCCAGATTCACGGCAAGGCTTTTTGTAACAGTGAATGTAGGTTAATGTAAAGGAATATAGCAAAACACACGCCATCATCTCTGCCTGTCCACTAGATGACGATAGAGGTACGTGTAAACTAGTCTCACTCCAGTTTGCTCTGTATGATCGGTTGATGACTGTTTGTGCCTTATGGAGCTCCgaagagaagaaagacagagacctCGAGGACAGCTCATGATTGTGAATCATCTTATTTAACAGCTTTTCTTTGATCTGATTTGTATAAAAGATATGAACTAATCGTGTttgcacatacattttttaaatagaaaattatGGAAATCAAACAGATGCGTCTAGTATTCAAATCTCCTAGTTCAAAAAGGGTGCCAGCTTCAAGATAATATCTattctttatttgaaatattaaattcaaCATTCGAGGCTAATTCGAGGCCAGACTGCCTCTCAAAAATGAAATCCAGCTCAAGTGTAAAAAAGTTTTATGGTTATCGTCCATCTCCAGACCTGGATTGAGTCCACACAAACCACAGCTTTGAACTTGTGATTTTATGTTTC
The nucleotide sequence above comes from Channa argus isolate prfri chromosome 1, Channa argus male v1.0, whole genome shotgun sequence. Encoded proteins:
- the znf488 gene encoding zinc finger protein 488 codes for the protein MSGGLTMDHTFLPRSIWTGDSKFLQHPADLYSSVIVTRSIPAGTCFGPCVLQNTFYDTIAFIAQKCGDNRAKSYVFRVDPEAMRNSELVFSWLRLVQAARNGEEQNTEAFLKAGQLYVRTTRVIQEEEELLVWYDQELSHLLGFTDMTRRSREEFKCGRCDQVFKNEYPYLAHHRFLCTQVKNDNWSRDIYRHKHVEIKRQHRVTDFHNIARDLEHKKSGSNEDAEVSPKRRKCEEALYPKLRKTVLLEKTNISNDDNITQVSKGYDQAAGDSSSSLGKLKTDKIKSDHLGFKNNVFSELEEPKRTLTHNREIDARPETAESSGVHTSISSAFSLVLSNTHGEQKSAFCKPSKITSPVDPPAHLSSATTAPSSRPEEMTDAFTSRTVLRYNNLMASNIISGDLQTVPPPVALHTAFHYAPEQWSRSIGAQLQTTTSLTVLPPTFTSFGVSVQNWCAKCNLSFRMTSDLVFHMRSHHKKEFAAESQVRRRREEKLTCPICHEYFRERHHLSRHMTSHN